The genome window TTCATTTATATTTAGCTTGGGCAGTGGTTTTATTATCAGTGTTGCATGCTTTTGCAGCTTTTAAACATCACTTTTTTGATCGTGATATTACATTAAAAAGAATGTTGGGTTTTAACCCCGATAAGTAACGTGGAGATAATTATGTTGAAGAAAACGGTTCTTGGTCTGGCTACTGGCGCACTTTTTTTAACGGCAGGTTCAGCATTAGCAGAAACTTACCAATTTGATAAGCAAGGCCAACACGCGTTTATTGAATTTCGTATTCAGCATTTAGGTTATAGCTGGGTATATGGTAGCTTTAAAGACTTTGATGGGTCTTTTACTTATGATGCAAAAGATCCATCAAAAGATAAAGTCGAAGTTACTATTAAGACAGGTAGCATTGATACTAACCATGCAGAGCGTGACAAACATTTACGCAGTGGTGATTTCTTAAATGCAGCCAAATTCCCTGAAGCGAAATTCGTTTCAACAGAAGTGAAGAAAGACGGTGAAGCCTACAAAATCACTGGTGATTTCACTTTAAATGGTGTCACTAAGCCAATTACATTAGACGCTAAATTAATGGGCGAAGGTAAAGATCCTTGGGGTGGATACCGTGCAGGTTTTGAAGCAGAAGGTAATATTAAGTTAAAAGAATTTAACATCAAATCTGATTTGGGTCCTAAATCTCAAGAAGCACAACTGTTGATTTCAGTTGAAGGTGTTCAAGTTAAATAAGATTTTTATCATAAAAAACCTTCAGGCTTTCGAGTGCTGGAGGTTTTTTTATATC of Providencia rettgeri contains these proteins:
- the yceI gene encoding Uncharacterized conserved protein, which encodes MLKKTVLGLATGALFLTAGSALAETYQFDKQGQHAFIEFRIQHLGYSWVYGSFKDFDGSFTYDAKDPSKDKVEVTIKTGSIDTNHAERDKHLRSGDFLNAAKFPEAKFVSTEVKKDGEAYKITGDFTLNGVTKPITLDAKLMGEGKDPWGGYRAGFEAEGNIKLKEFNIKSDLGPKSQEAQLLISVEGVQVK